Sequence from the Panthera tigris isolate Pti1 chromosome D3, P.tigris_Pti1_mat1.1, whole genome shotgun sequence genome:
ctgggtggctcagtcggttgggcggccgacttcggctcaggtcatgatctcgcggtccgtgagttcgagccccgcgtcgggctctgtgctgacagctcagagcctggagtctgtttcagattctgtgtccccctctctctctggccctcccccgttcatgctctgtctctctcggtctcaaaaataaataaacgttaaaaaaaaaaaaatttaaaaaagaaaaaacaaacttctatGTTTTCTTGCATTAGCATATCTCCTAATTACACTTGGTCTcagttttaagaaattaagaagttgtgggcgcctgggtggctctgttcgttgagcttccgactttggctcaggtcatgatctcacagatagtgggttcgagccctacgttgggctctgtgctgacagctgagagcctgctttgaatcctctgtctccctctctctctgtccttcccctactcgcactctgtctctctctctcaaaaataaacataaaaaaaagaaattaagaaattgtaATCACTATTCATGACacactagactgtaagcttcatGCATTCACCACTTTTCTTCTTAGTACTTGGTAGTGTCAGACCAGACCAGGTTGGGCAAGCAAAATATAATTGTGAAATAAgtgtagaaaagaataaataatttttattctacttaatATTCTACTTCCTTTTTGACTTATTTCCAAGTAGGTATACACATTTCAAGATTAAATATCTATGTGTTCCAAAATTATATGCTGATGTGCTGATTAAGTTAATGAGAAGTACATGACATATATTAGAtgccaatttaatttttatagattgGATTTGAAGTGTCCATATTGGGCTACAATGAATTCTGACATTATGTTTTCAGAAGTTGGTGAGTTTATGAATCATAATTTAaaaccagtgtttttcaaaccaCTGGTAGTGAGCCATTGATGAGTCATAATTGATTTTGTGGGTCatggtcaattaaaaaaaatagaaaatattagaataagcATCCCATTTAgtaaaacaattattatttatatgtgtgtagtGAGATTCtgtatacattgttttttttttttttttttttttttcttactctgggTTGTGaggaaaaaatgtttgtaaaaagcTAGCAGTTTTCAATCCTTCATTGGCCCACAGAATATCTAACATGGGCAAGGCTCTCAAACTAAATCATAGAAAATGTGGAAGTAATGGAGTACATACAGTCTGTTCTACCAAAAACGTTCTTATTAATGATAGTTaccattaactcatttaacaaatTCTGTATTTGTTGAACTCCCATGTTGTACCAGGTACTGTTCTTTGTGCTGGGGGTACAGTAGTCAACAAAAGACCATCCCTGTCCTTTGGTGTTTACATTCTACTGGGTAGGCAGTAGAAAAGAACCAAGATGGATAAAGTTAATAATGTGTTAGATGGTGATAAGGACTTGAAGGTGAGGGGAATGGAAGAGAGATTGGGAATGTGAATTAGCAGCTGGTTGGATTATTTGAGAACTTCTTTGAGAAGACTTGGAACAGAAGTCTGAAGATGGTGAGGAGCCAGCCATGCAGGTATCTGGGTGATGAGCATGCATATTAGAAGGACAGCAAATGAAAGTCTTTAAGCTCAAGGTAAAGTGTttaatatgtttaagaaaaagcAAGGTGGTTAGTGTGGTTAGAGTGAGTAGATAGGGGAGAGGAGTAGGACATAACTGCAGGAGCAGTATATAGGATTGGAAGCATGGTTTTGCAGACATTGGAAGCACTTGGTCTTTTACTGAGCAAACCAGAAAGCCattggagtgttttttttttttttaatttttttttttaacgtttatttatttttgagacagagagagacagagcatgaacaggggagggtcagagagagggagacacagaatctgaaacaggctccaggctctgagctgtcagcacagagcccgacgcggggctcgaactcacagaccgtgagatcatgacctgagctgaagtcggccgcttaaccgactgagccacctaggcgccccgccATTGGAGTGTTTTGAGCTGAGCAGTGATATAATCTGATTGAACAGAATCATTTTGCCTGCCATGTGGAGAAGAGACTTCAGTGGGGAAGTCAGGATTAGAGGGATAAATTGAGGACACATCAGTGAACAGACTATAAGGCCTTGAGGTGGGATGAGGTTATCAAGAGAGTTCATTCCTAATTTGCTAAGGCATGTGATAAGCATTTGACACTGAATTATACAATTTGTTGATTGTGTGAGGTACTCCTACTCTGTTCTTTGAATTTGACACTTCtgtattaatatttatgaagttaGTATGTATGAATCAATTGAGATGTTCATTTAATATAAACTTTTCTTCAATTCTGCTACAAAAAAAGGTGCCATTGAATGGTTGATGCTTTTTAAAACGAGCTATTGCCTTAAGTCAGAGaagtaagaactttttttttttgagttttttttattcagtttttttttttttttttggtaatctctatAGCCAGTGTTAGAACTCATGACCAcaggatcaagagttgtgtgctccactgactgagccagctgggcaccccagaaataagaatttttgCCTTTAGGATacagaaacacatttaaaagttttgaaCTTGCCAAAGAAAGATGCAGCTGGTTTATGGCTGACTTAGAATTTCAGCTTAATtcttttctgactccaaagcccatgtttcTATACACTGCAGAGTGGTGCCTTTATAAAGTAGTGTATCCTTTGCATGTGATTTTATCTAGAGATTAGTTATTagaagtttttcctcttttttaaatagaagaaatcatAATCAGCAAAGCTGTGATTCTGGAGCTGCACAGACTTGTAACAGTAGCTTTTAAGCTGTAATTTATCCTTTGAGTCTTAatgtccttatctataaaatcaGAGTGTTTATAACTACCTTAGGGTTTTGGAGAGAAATAAGGTAATGAATTTTTCTGTACTTACTGATGTGTAGTATGTTTGTACTTAGGTGGcaatctatataaagaaaacactGGGACTTGAGGCCACAccttcaagaataaaaaaaaaaattagaaaatggaacAACCATGTATATTATGTGAGGAAGAACAAGAGCCAGAACCGCAGCAGAACATAGAAGAAACCAAACAGGTAGATGATGAAGATGGTGAGCTGATCTTTGTTGGGGTAGAACATGTAAATGATGATGCTGAGCTGATCTTTGTTGGGGTGACTTCAAATTCAAAACCAGTCGTTTCAAACATTTTGAACAGAGTCACCCCGGGTTCATgttcaaggagaaaaaagtatGGTCACCTCAGAAAAGGTACTACTTGCAAATTGCAGCCTATAAGTCATGTGACCCCTGTGTCAGAAGCAGTGACTGCCTTCCCTGTTTCTGAATCTGAATCAAGATCAACAGAAAGTCCTATTATTATTGAGCCTTTGTCTAAacctgattataaaagtaattcacCACAAGTCGTGCCTAATAGCTCTTCAGAGTTATGTTCTCCTTTGATTACATTCACAAATTCATTGCAGCATCCAGGTGGAGCAGCACTTTCTGTAGGAGGTATGAATAAAAGTCCTTGCATATCAAAGCAACTTTCTACTGCTGAAGTAAACAATGTAAATCCCAAAAGGCTTAAACTCAGTGATGGAATCATAGGGGGACATGCTTCAGCTTTGTCCCCTTCAGGTATCTTTCATACAGTGACTGCTGAGCAAAGCACACCCTCAAACAGTGTTCATACCTCATTAAGCCATGTTCAGAATGGAGCACCTTTTCCAACAGCTTTTCCAAAGGACAGTGTTCATTTCAAGCCTACAGATCCTGCTAAGGAAAATAGACAAGCAAAAACAGATTTTTTGAGACTAGCAAGTCAAAACCAGGTTGTTGATCCCAAGAAAGGAAGTCTGGTCATATTACTTCGTGACTTTTATTATGGGCAGCATAAAGGAGATGGACAGCCAGAACAGAAGACTCACACAACCTTTAAATGCCTCAGCTGCTTGAAAGTTCTAAAGAATGTCAAGTTTATGAATCACATGAAACACCATTTGGAACTTGAGAAGCAGAGGGGTGACAGCTGGGAAAGTTACACCACCTGCCAGCACTGCCACCGACAGTTTCCCACTCCCTTCCAGCTGCAATGCCATATTGAAAGTGTACACACTACCCAGGAGCCCTCCACTGTTTGTAGAATTTGTGAATTGTCATTCAAAACAGACCAAATTCTCTTACAGCACATGAAGGACAATCATAAGCCTGGTGAAATGCCCTATGTGTGCCAGGTTTGCAATTACAGATCATCAGCCTTTGCTGATGTGGAAACACATTTCAGAACTTGCCATGAAAACACTAAGAACTTGCTGTGTCCATTCTGtctcaaaattttcaaaactgcAACACCATACATGTGTCATTATAGGGGACACTGGGAAAAGAGTGTTCACCACTGTTCCAAATGCCGGCTACAGTTTTTAACTTTCAAGGAGAAAATGGAGCACAAGACCCAGTGTCATCAAATGTTTAAGAAGCCTAAGCAACTGGAAGGATTGCCTCCTGAAACAAAAGTTGTTATTCAAGTGTCACTGGGACCTCTTCACCCAGAATCAGTGGAAGTAGCATCCATTACTGTGAGCACGTCAGATTCTGAACCGTCACCCCCCAGGTCTAAGAGTAAAGTTTCCAAAAAACCTCGTTAATTCAAGTTTCAGTAACTGTAAAGCAGGTATTTCAATCAAAGTCAAAaaccctataaaaataaaaaatacaaaccataCATTATTCAGTAGCATCAAACATAGTGAAACCAATGAgttatttatgagtttctttttaaattcatgaaaTACAGTACTGTCTGATATGAATTTgagatgttatttaaaatatattacctgGCTTTCGTGTAACTGTATCTGGCTTAACATATAAaaggtgttttgtgtgtgtatgtgtgtgtgagagaaaaaaagtggaaacctatttattttgatatttcatGTTACTTGTAAGTTTGAAAGCTCTAACTTCTGCAGATAGAATCTAGAGTTCTTtaagtacttaattttattttcaactttttccaTGTCTTGAGGATTTCAATATTAACTCTAGTCAGACTGGAATGACTTTGTTACAACGTAGACTGTTACAACATGGTCCCATTTGCTGCTGAGCCCCTATAAGTGTCTCTCTTGTGCTGGTTTAAAATAATCGGTCTCTGAGAGCATGAGGGTGAAGTTGAAGAAGGTATGTCATGAATGGGAATCAGAAACTGGAAGATTAGTCAGTGGAGACTCATTGTTCTGGTTGAGGGAGAGGCGTGCCagtgcacacgcgcgcgcgcgcgcacacacacacacacacacacacacacacacacacacacactctcgcTCACTCCAGTCTGGGAgtcaaggcagagagaaagagcagtcTCAGAGTGTCTTCCTAGCACAAGAACATCCAAGGAagcaaaagtattaaaataaaacgTGGCCGTGGATGTTTGGCAAGGGGCTCCTGCAGACATGAAATAATTACTGTGTATCAATTGGCTTCAAATGGAGAAGAAGGGGTAATGAATAGATTGGGGGCTAGAGTCTGAAGCTCCAGTTGAGTGATCCAAAGAGGAATTCAGTTTGTTCTCGTCTGGCTGGCCTTTGGTTGGAATAAATTAGCCATATACCTCTCAGCTGCAGCAGTACAGCAAATAAAGTTTCCCCAGGGAAAGAAGCCCAGACATCCATAGTTTGAACTGCACTAGACCCATAGTTTGAACTGAAAAGAGCTAAACAAATGGTATCTACCTAGTTCAAGGACTGGGCTAAATTTAGCTCTCTTACTATTAAGTTGGAATGGGAGTTGCCCAAGAATAGTAAGTACAGTGGATAAAAGTAGTAACCCATGGTGACTGAGTAAAATTAAACCCAGTATAGGGCTTTTCCTGGTATTTTCCCATGTACATGTATCTTACCCCTGTTGAACATGTGAAATTTGCAAGTTTGTAACTTGCCTTGGACATGAATGTATTACAGCTAACAGTTACTCTCTTGTGTGTATAGTTTCCCTTTTTATCAAACTAATGTGAGTTTGGGTCTTCCTTGCCACACTCTTGTGTGCAAGAAATGTCCCATTAATTTCATTAAGTATTACGTTTTAGAGTTCCTGTCCTTCAGCTGGCTAACTGCCTAATCTGTGACTATACTGTGAACCTTTTCCCTTTGCCATTTCCAAGGACTCTTACGTAACTGGAGTGCCATCTGAGTATTGGTTCCTGAACATCAACACCCTTGACTACTTCTGTGGGTTCCCAGGATTGAGTGTCCCTGGGCATTTTCCAGTGctgtcccttctttcttccaCCTCTGACTCAGGTACCTACAAGCCTCTGTGCACCACTTAAGGAACCTAGGATGCTGTCTATAGACCTGAGCTGGGAGAagtctttcctgttttctgttgctttctcCTCTTTCAAAGCATCttatctctcctccctcttccctcctcagtCTTGTTAAATTCCCTAAGCCTTACAAAAAGCTGGGAATGGTTAGTCATCAGGGGCTTTGCATCCCTTCTAGAATTGGGGAGGAAGGACTACAGATAACAAAGTAGTTGTGAGTATACTGTCCATGTTTTAGAGAACTTCCTGAGTATAGATTCTGTTGTATTTA
This genomic interval carries:
- the ZNF280B gene encoding zinc finger protein 280B, translating into MEQPCILCEEEQEPEPQQNIEETKQVDDEDGELIFVGVEHVNDDAELIFVGVTSNSKPVVSNILNRVTPGSCSRRKKYGHLRKGTTCKLQPISHVTPVSEAVTAFPVSESESRSTESPIIIEPLSKPDYKSNSPQVVPNSSSELCSPLITFTNSLQHPGGAALSVGGMNKSPCISKQLSTAEVNNVNPKRLKLSDGIIGGHASALSPSGIFHTVTAEQSTPSNSVHTSLSHVQNGAPFPTAFPKDSVHFKPTDPAKENRQAKTDFLRLASQNQVVDPKKGSLVILLRDFYYGQHKGDGQPEQKTHTTFKCLSCLKVLKNVKFMNHMKHHLELEKQRGDSWESYTTCQHCHRQFPTPFQLQCHIESVHTTQEPSTVCRICELSFKTDQILLQHMKDNHKPGEMPYVCQVCNYRSSAFADVETHFRTCHENTKNLLCPFCLKIFKTATPYMCHYRGHWEKSVHHCSKCRLQFLTFKEKMEHKTQCHQMFKKPKQLEGLPPETKVVIQVSLGPLHPESVEVASITVSTSDSEPSPPRSKSKVSKKPR